One segment of Neisseria mucosa DNA contains the following:
- a CDS encoding ESPR-type extended signal peptide-containing protein codes for MNKIFKVVWNRTIQSFVVTSELAKGRVKSSAEQNSTDVSAESGKNGIATVFRLTVISAALLGAGNSYAATAARGKIEFDAATSATAVSGATATGIGALSVGASANATANGAVAVGTSANATHNNSLAVGTNAKATQNHAVAMGADTSASSSNATAIGKSANAVSADSTALGADSKANGTQATAVGKNALANNTSTTALGNSAQAFGIGSMALGQSSTSRGQDGIAIGSGSQAAANAQNAIAIGTNAVGYQSESIAIGNSAQAQAGNTIAIGKNAVANSPASGSAPSSAIALGADANATGFGTIAIGRASEVLSQNSMNVNVTHNNIAIGNTARVGDSSSSKITQSIAIGSGNRVDPQGRPEGAWAKGDQSIAVGGNVLANGNSSVAIGGDDLDAVGGTRYSGNATDKFIKYNEKGAKTGEYTLSGKSLRDIYKEMTGDTMNYGSYGNTIAGQGSVALGVQANSSADLSLAIGTKSQATAFGGVALGTGAKATLLNSVALGTASKTDKEGKAYVQREIMGVTYTWAGGATTDAGDVVSVGSKGYERQIINVSPGDISATSTDAINGSQLYGVLSAIERVRYFSVKSEEGKTDGTKNWNNDGAKATNSIAIGPNAATSTGATGSVSLGHNANVLGSSSVAVGPNATVTSGTVGAVALGSNANSRGTGSIAIGLNTENNYNYSVVVGAHSRANYENATVVGARAAAQNNGTAMGYLSNAVGDDSVAIGHQAQTTQAYSIAIGKQANSSGLYSTAIGSSAQAAGQNSFAGGNNAKATGSDSVALGSGATTTIGSSVALGNGAVGTANNFDATAKNATFKNDSGAVTNVSYAASSSAKTGAVSVGSVGNERQIHNVAAGRISATSTDAVNGSQLYTVMNNVGHNIQQNGTDKSRINNNGTVNYADGNLTTVAITDGENTSKVQINVTQGSLSVDNNGTVSAPTAGVATAGDVANAINNAKTTTKVEAGSNAHVNKTTSGKETTYTVSADKATVQVSNALNLTSNATTAADGAVTTDYSIDLAQSTKDNIQKGVDAKTTVDTKGLTFNGDSGSTNIEKLGSTVTVAGDDNITTEAQDDKVTVKLNKDLVVDSVKAGDTTVNNDGVKVGDDVALTQDGVKAGDVKLTKDGLNNAGNKVTNVAAGTEDTDAVNYGQLKETNANVAKGLNIAADNGNDDNVQLGETVAYRSSDKNIVTTVSDNQIDFKLAKDITVDSVTAGDSKLNSDGLTITGGPSVTKAGIDAAGNKITNVAPGTDDTDAVNYSQLKQQSAAARTEVAAGTNIKDVVKTTGANGQDVYTVNAKGTIASAGSSKVTVTAAAADANNVTDYSIDLAQDTKDDIQKGVDAKTTVNTKGLTFNGDSGSTNVEKLGSTVTVAGDDNITTEAQDDKVTVKLNKDLVVDSVKAGDTTVNNDGVKVGDDVALTQDGVKAGDVKLTKDGLNNAGNKVTNVAAGTEDTDAVNYGQLKETNANVAKGLNIAADNGNDDNVQLGETVAYRSSDKNIVTTVSDNQIDFKLAKDITVDSVTAGDSKLNSDGLTITGGPSVTKAGIDAAGNKITNVAPGTDDTDAVNYSQLKQQSAAARTEVAAGTNIKDVVKTTGANGQDIYTVNAKGTTASAGSDKVTVTASAADANNVTDYSIDLAQDTKDDIQKGVDAKTTVDNKGLTFNGDSGSTNIEKLGSTVTVAGDDNITTEAQDDKVTVKLNKDLVVDSVKAGDTTVNNDGVKVGDDVALTQDGVKAGDVKLTKDGLNNAGNKVTNVAAGTEDTDAVNYGQLKETNANVAKGLNIAADNGNDDNVQLGETVAYRSSDKNIVTTVSDNQIDFKLAKDITVDSVTAGDSKLNSDGLTITGGPSVTKSGINAAGNKITNVAAGTDDTDAVNYSQLKQQSAAARTEVAAGTNIKDVVKTTGANGQDVYTVNAKGTTASAGSNKVTVTASAADANNVTDYSIDLAQDTKDDIQKGVDAKTTVDTKGLTFNGDSGSTNVEKLGSTVTVAGDDNITTEAQDDKVTVKLNKDLVVDSVKAGDTTVNNDGVKVAGGPSLTKSGIDAAGNKVTNVADGDLNANSKDAVNGSQLFATNQAETGQRHHR; via the coding sequence ATGAATAAGATATTTAAAGTCGTTTGGAACCGTACGATTCAATCTTTCGTCGTAACGTCCGAATTAGCCAAAGGTCGTGTGAAATCGTCCGCAGAACAAAACAGTACAGATGTATCTGCCGAATCCGGTAAAAATGGTATTGCGACAGTTTTTAGATTGACAGTGATTTCGGCAGCTCTTTTGGGTGCAGGTAATTCGTATGCGGCAACTGCAGCACGAGGAAAAATTGAATTTGATGCTGCAACCAGTGCGACTGCGGTTAGTGGTGCAACAGCGACCGGTATTGGTGCTCTGTCAGTAGGAGCATCAGCCAATGCTACGGCTAATGGTGCAGTTGCGGTAGGTACGAGTGCAAATGCAACACATAATAACAGCCTTGCTGTTGGTACAAATGCCAAGGCTACTCAAAATCATGCCGTTGCGATGGGAGCAGATACAAGTGCAAGTAGTTCAAATGCAACAGCGATAGGTAAAAGTGCCAATGCTGTTTCTGCAGATTCAACAGCATTGGGTGCAGATTCCAAAGCAAATGGTACGCAAGCGACAGCGGTAGGTAAGAATGCTCTTGCCAATAATACGAGCACAACAGCATTGGGTAATTCGGCGCAAGCATTTGGTATAGGCTCAATGGCTTTGGGCCAATCCAGCACATCAAGAGGTCAAGACGGCATTGCAATTGGCAGCGGCAGTCAGGCTGCAGCCAATGCGCAAAATGCCATTGCAATCGGTACCAATGCGGTGGGTTATCAAAGTGAGTCTATCGCCATAGGTAATTCAGCCCAAGCTCAAGCTGGAAATACCATTGCCATCGGTAAAAATGCAGTGGCAAATTCTCCAGCTTCGGGTAGTGCGCCATCAAGTGCTATTGCACTTGGTGCAGACGCGAATGCAACCGGATTTGGTACGATTGCTATTGGACGTGCATCTGAGGTTCTCTCCCAAAATAGTATGAATGTGAATGTAACGCACAATAATATTGCTATTGGTAATACGGCTCGAGTAGGCGATTCAAGTAGTTCTAAGATAACTCAGTCTATTGCTATTGGTTCAGGTAACCGTGTTGATCCACAGGGCAGACCTGAGGGTGCGTGGGCAAAGGGAGACCAATCTATTGCGGTTGGCGGCAATGTCTTGGCTAATGGTAATTCATCTGTTGCTATTGGTGGTGATGATTTAGATGCGGTAGGTGGTACTCGATATTCTGGCAATGCAACGGATAAATTCATCAAATATAATGAAAAAGGTGCAAAGACCGGTGAATATACGCTGAGCGGTAAAAGTCTGCGTGATATTTATAAAGAGATGACTGGTGATACGATGAATTACGGTTCTTATGGTAATACTATTGCCGGTCAAGGTTCTGTTGCGCTGGGTGTGCAAGCTAATTCATCTGCCGATTTGTCTTTGGCCATCGGTACCAAGTCTCAGGCTACTGCTTTTGGCGGTGTAGCTTTGGGTACAGGAGCAAAGGCAACTTTGCTGAACTCTGTGGCTTTGGGTACGGCTTCTAAAACTGATAAAGAAGGTAAGGCATACGTTCAACGCGAAATCATGGGCGTGACCTACACTTGGGCAGGCGGTGCAACTACCGATGCCGGTGATGTTGTGTCTGTCGGTTCTAAAGGCTATGAACGCCAAATCATTAATGTATCCCCCGGCGATATTTCTGCTACTTCTACTGATGCCATCAACGGCTCTCAACTTTATGGTGTATTGAGTGCAATTGAGCGTGTCCGTTATTTTTCTGTTAAATCAGAAGAAGGTAAAACTGACGGTACGAAAAACTGGAACAATGACGGCGCAAAAGCAACCAATTCAATTGCTATCGGACCAAATGCGGCAACAAGTACAGGTGCGACGGGTAGTGTTTCTTTGGGTCATAATGCCAACGTACTTGGTTCGTCTTCTGTTGCTGTTGGTCCAAATGCAACGGTAACTTCTGGAACTGTTGGCGCTGTTGCCTTAGGCTCTAATGCCAATTCCCGCGGTACAGGTTCTATCGCCATAGGTTTGAATACAGAAAATAATTACAATTACTCTGTAGTCGTCGGTGCTCACAGTAGAGCCAATTACGAAAATGCAACCGTTGTCGGTGCAAGGGCAGCGGCACAAAATAACGGTACGGCAATGGGCTATTTGTCCAATGCAGTCGGTGATGATTCTGTTGCAATCGGTCATCAGGCGCAGACAACGCAAGCTTATTCTATCGCCATTGGTAAGCAGGCAAACAGTTCAGGCCTTTATTCCACCGCTATTGGTTCCTCAGCCCAAGCTGCCGGGCAGAATAGTTTTGCCGGCGGTAATAATGCAAAAGCGACTGGAAGCGATTCAGTTGCTTTGGGTAGTGGCGCGACGACTACGATCGGTAGCTCTGTTGCATTGGGTAATGGTGCTGTTGGCACTGCCAATAATTTTGATGCAACAGCTAAAAATGCAACATTCAAAAACGATAGCGGTGCGGTAACCAACGTCAGCTATGCAGCTTCTTCATCCGCTAAAACAGGCGCAGTTTCTGTAGGCAGCGTAGGCAATGAACGCCAAATTCACAATGTTGCCGCAGGCCGTATTTCCGCCACTTCGACCGATGCGGTCAATGGTAGCCAGCTGTACACCGTTATGAACAATGTTGGACACAATATCCAACAAAACGGTACAGACAAATCTCGTATCAATAACAACGGTACAGTCAACTACGCCGATGGCAACTTGACGACCGTTGCAATCACCGATGGCGAGAATACATCAAAAGTTCAAATCAACGTCACTCAAGGCTCATTGTCTGTCGATAATAATGGCACAGTGTCCGCACCGACTGCCGGTGTAGCGACTGCCGGCGATGTAGCTAATGCCATCAATAATGCCAAAACCACAACCAAGGTGGAGGCAGGCAGTAACGCGCACGTTAATAAAACAACTTCAGGCAAAGAAACCACTTATACCGTCAGCGCAGATAAAGCAACGGTACAAGTTTCCAATGCTTTGAATTTGACCTCCAATGCTACAACCGCAGCCGATGGTGCAGTAACAACTGATTACAGTATCGATCTCGCTCAAAGTACTAAAGATAATATCCAAAAAGGTGTGGATGCCAAAACCACCGTTGACACCAAAGGCCTGACCTTCAACGGCGACAGCGGCAGCACCAATATCGAAAAACTCGGCTCCACCGTGACCGTTGCCGGCGACGACAACATCACCACCGAAGCCCAAGACGATAAAGTGACCGTTAAGCTGAACAAAGACCTGGTGGTGGACAGCGTCAAAGCCGGTGACACCACCGTTAACAACGACGGTGTGAAAGTAGGCGACGATGTTGCATTGACCCAAGACGGCGTTAAAGCAGGCGATGTCAAACTGACCAAAGACGGTTTGAACAACGCCGGCAACAAAGTGACCAACGTAGCCGCCGGTACCGAAGATACCGACGCTGTTAACTACGGTCAGCTGAAAGAAACCAACGCCAATGTGGCCAAAGGTCTGAACATTGCTGCCGACAACGGTAACGACGACAACGTCCAACTGGGCGAAACCGTTGCTTACCGCAGCAGCGACAAAAACATCGTGACCACCGTGTCTGACAACCAGATTGACTTCAAACTGGCCAAAGACATCACCGTCGACAGCGTTACCGCAGGCGACAGCAAACTGAATTCAGACGGCCTCACCATTACCGGTGGCCCAAGTGTGACCAAAGCAGGCATCGATGCCGCCGGCAACAAGATCACCAACGTTGCCCCGGGTACCGATGACACCGACGCCGTCAACTACAGCCAGCTGAAACAGCAAAGCGCCGCCGCCCGTACCGAAGTTGCCGCCGGTACCAACATCAAAGACGTGGTGAAAACTACCGGCGCCAACGGCCAAGACGTTTACACCGTCAATGCCAAAGGCACGATTGCGAGCGCCGGTTCGAGCAAAGTGACCGTTACCGCCGCTGCTGCAGACGCGAACAACGTGACCGACTACAGCATCGACTTGGCACAAGACACCAAAGACGACATCCAAAAAGGTGTGGATGCCAAAACCACCGTTAACACCAAAGGTCTGACCTTCAACGGCGACAGCGGCAGCACCAATGTCGAAAAACTCGGCTCCACCGTGACCGTTGCCGGCGACGACAACATCACCACCGAAGCCCAAGACGATAAAGTGACTGTCAAGCTGAACAAAGACCTGGTAGTAGACAGTGTCAAAGCCGGTGACACCACCGTTAACAACGACGGTGTGAAAGTAGGCGACGATGTTGCATTGACCCAAGACGGCGTTAAAGCAGGCGATGTCAAACTGACCAAAGACGGTTTGAACAACGCCGGCAACAAAGTGACCAACGTAGCCGCCGGTACCGAAGATACCGACGCTGTTAACTACGGTCAGCTGAAAGAAACCAACGCCAATGTGGCCAAAGGTCTGAACATTGCTGCCGACAACGGTAACGACGACAACGTCCAACTGGGCGAAACCGTTGCTTACCGCAGCAGCGACAAAAACATCGTGACCACCGTGTCTGACAACCAGATTGACTTCAAACTGGCCAAAGACATCACCGTCGACAGCGTTACCGCAGGCGACAGCAAACTGAATTCAGACGGCCTCACCATTACCGGTGGCCCAAGTGTGACCAAAGCAGGCATCGATGCCGCCGGCAACAAGATCACCAACGTTGCCCCGGGTACCGATGACACCGACGCCGTCAACTACAGCCAGCTGAAACAGCAAAGCGCCGCCGCCCGTACCGAGGTTGCAGCCGGCACCAACATCAAAGACGTGGTTAAAACGACCGGAGCCAACGGCCAAGACATCTACACCGTCAACGCCAAAGGCACGACTGCGAGCGCAGGTTCCGACAAAGTGACCGTCACTGCTTCAGCAGCAGACGCGAACAACGTGACCGACTACAGCATCGACTTGGCACAAGACACCAAAGACGACATCCAAAAAGGTGTGGATGCCAAAACCACCGTTGACAACAAAGGCCTGACCTTCAACGGCGACAGCGGCAGCACCAATATCGAAAAACTCGGCTCCACCGTGACCGTTGCCGGCGACGACAACATCACCACCGAAGCCCAAGACGATAAAGTGACTGTCAAGCTGAACAAAGACCTGGTAGTAGACAGTGTCAAAGCCGGTGACACCACCGTTAACAACGACGGTGTGAAAGTAGGCGACGATGTTGCATTGACCCAAGACGGCGTTAAAGCAGGCGATGTCAAACTGACCAAAGACGGTTTGAACAACGCCGGCAACAAAGTGACCAACGTAGCCGCCGGTACCGAAGATACCGACGCTGTTAACTACGGTCAGCTGAAAGAAACCAACGCCAATGTGGCCAAAGGTCTGAACATTGCTGCCGACAACGGTAACGACGACAACGTCCAACTGGGCGAAACCGTTGCTTACCGCAGCAGCGACAAAAACATCGTGACCACCGTGTCTGACAACCAGATTGACTTCAAACTGGCCAAAGACATTACCGTCGACAGCGTTACCGCAGGCGACAGCAAATTGAATTCAGACGGCCTCACCATCACAGGCGGCCCGAGTGTGACCAAGTCCGGCATCAATGCCGCCGGCAACAAGATCACCAACGTAGCCGCCGGTACCGATGACACCGACGCCGTCAACTACAGCCAGCTGAAACAGCAAAGCGCCGCCGCCCGTACCGAGGTTGCAGCCGGTACCAACATCAAAGACGTGGTTAAAACGACCGGCGCCAACGGCCAAGACGTTTACACCGTCAACGCCAAAGGTACCACTGCGAGCGCAGGTTCGAACAAAGTGACCGTCACTGCTTCAGCAGCAGACGCGAACAACGTGACCGACTACAGCATCGACTTGGCACAAGACACCAAAGACGACATCCAAAAAGGTGTGGATGCCAAAACCACCGTTGACACCAAAGGCCTGACCTTCAACGGCGACAGCGGCAGCACCAATGTCGAAAAACTCGGTTCTACCGTGACCGTTGCCGGCGACGACAACATCACGACTGAAGCCCAAGACGATAAAGTGACCGTTAAGCTGAACAAAGACCTGGTGGTGGACAGCGTCAAAGCCGGCGACACTACCGTTAACAACGACGGTGTGAAAGTCGCAGGCGGTCCTAGCCTGACCAAGTCCGGTATCGATGCCGCCGGTAACAAAGTGACCAACGTGGCCGACGGCGACCTCAATGCCAACAGCAAAGACGCCGTTAATGGCAGCCAACTGTTTGCGACCAACCAAGCTGAAACTGGCCAAAGACATCACCGTTGA